One genomic segment of Clostridium saccharoperbutylacetonicum N1-4(HMT) includes these proteins:
- a CDS encoding response regulator, with protein MNLYKIMIVDDEEEIRLGIIKKIDWEAYGFVVVGDAENGQDALEKAEKLQPDVIMTDIKMPYMDGLELGKKLVELMPSTKIIVFSGCDDFEYAHQAIKINVVEYVLKPINSVEFIEVLQRLKSQLDKEYDEKRNLETLYKHYVESLPVIREQFLVGMLEGRISGSQWKDQSENLGIDFKYEYISVALIRADGVLMLEDNKDSADAGIQKEPTLVPISIKKMVDETMDKYTKFVSFIYSDMVVVIGNLIEKNDILQFIKGINEICKEYMRIMDLNISAGIGYVYDDPSEMRFSYRSAQNALDYRFILGTGKAIYIDDVEPDNSIHLQLDEQEERVMLNAIKISSEEEITEAIDNLFKKFQDLLLPFNQYRIYLMEIMTSILKLVQNYNLDINEIFGENFNCYSYLEAFDSIDEVKKWITNKAIKINDYIKKERINSSMLLIEKAKQYIKESYSDPDVSVEKLCSRLHVSPTYFSTIFKKETGENFVNYLTTVRLEEAVKLLNTTDDKTYMIAEKVGYPEANYFSYVFKKKFGVSPSKYRKS; from the coding sequence ATGAATTTATATAAAATTATGATTGTTGATGATGAAGAAGAAATTCGTCTTGGAATTATAAAAAAAATTGATTGGGAAGCGTATGGATTTGTAGTTGTGGGCGATGCAGAAAATGGTCAAGATGCACTTGAAAAAGCTGAAAAACTTCAGCCAGATGTTATAATGACGGATATAAAAATGCCATATATGGATGGCTTGGAGCTAGGAAAGAAACTTGTTGAATTAATGCCATCTACAAAGATAATTGTATTTTCAGGATGTGATGATTTTGAATATGCACATCAAGCAATAAAGATAAATGTAGTCGAATATGTTTTGAAACCGATTAACTCTGTAGAATTTATTGAGGTACTGCAAAGGTTAAAATCACAGTTAGATAAAGAGTATGATGAAAAGAGAAACTTGGAAACACTTTACAAGCATTATGTAGAAAGTCTGCCTGTGATTCGAGAACAATTTTTGGTAGGTATGCTTGAAGGTCGAATTAGTGGAAGTCAGTGGAAGGATCAATCGGAAAATTTAGGGATAGATTTTAAATATGAGTATATATCTGTAGCATTAATAAGAGCAGATGGTGTATTAATGTTAGAAGATAATAAAGATAGTGCAGATGCTGGAATTCAAAAAGAACCTACCCTAGTACCTATTTCAATAAAGAAAATGGTAGATGAGACTATGGATAAGTATACAAAATTCGTAAGTTTTATTTATTCAGATATGGTAGTAGTTATTGGAAACCTTATAGAAAAAAATGATATATTGCAATTTATTAAAGGAATAAATGAAATTTGTAAAGAGTATATGAGAATCATGGATTTAAATATATCAGCAGGTATAGGTTATGTTTACGATGATCCATCTGAAATGAGATTTTCATATCGAAGTGCTCAGAATGCTTTAGATTATAGATTTATATTAGGAACTGGTAAAGCTATTTATATTGATGATGTCGAACCAGATAATTCTATTCATTTACAGTTAGATGAGCAAGAAGAGCGTGTAATGTTGAATGCAATTAAAATTTCTTCAGAAGAAGAGATTACAGAGGCTATAGATAATTTATTTAAAAAATTTCAAGATCTTCTCCTACCATTTAATCAATATAGAATTTATTTGATGGAAATCATGACATCTATTTTAAAATTAGTTCAAAATTATAATCTAGATATCAATGAAATTTTTGGAGAGAATTTTAATTGTTATAGTTATCTAGAAGCTTTTGATTCAATAGATGAAGTAAAGAAATGGATTACAAATAAGGCTATTAAAATAAATGATTATATTAAAAAGGAACGTATTAATTCCTCTATGCTGCTAATTGAAAAGGCTAAGCAATATATAAAAGAGAGCTATTCAGATCCTGATGTTTCTGTTGAAAAGCTTTGTTCGAGGTTACATGTTAGTCCAACGTATTTTTCAACTATTTTTAAGAAAGAAACAGGTGAAAACTTTGTTAATTATCTTACTACAGTACGATTAGAAGAAGCTGTGAAACTTTTAAATACAACAGATGATAAAACATATATGATAGCTGAAAAGGTTGGATATCCAGAAGCAAATTATTTTAGTTATGTATTCAAAAAGAAGTTTGGAGTATCGCCGTCAAAGTATAGAAAGAGTTGA